In Beggiatoa leptomitoformis, the genomic window AAAATCGCTGAGTGCTACGGCAACTTCATCCAGTGCGGCATTGCCTGCCCGTTCACCCATGCCATTAATTGTCGCATGGATGCCATGAATCCCTGCTTTTACCGCCGCGAGTGCGTTTGCGGTGCCTAAGCCATAGTCATCATGGGGGTGAAAGTCAAAATGGGCGTTAGGGTAGCGTTTGGTGATGTCAGAAATGTATTCGTAAGTTGCGAAGGGGTTTAAAATCCCTAATGTATCAGGTAATAAAATTCGTTTTACAGGCAGTTGTAATAATGCCTCAATCAGTTGATAAACATAGGCGGGTGAGGTTTTAATGCCATTAGAAAAATCTTCTAAATAGACATTCACCGCAACTTCTTTTTCAAGGGCATAGTCTATGGTTTTACGAATATCTGCAATGTGTTGTTCTGGGGTTTTGCGGAGTTGTTCGTTACAGTGTTTGTAAGAGCCTTTGGTTAATAAATTAATGCGTTGAATGCCAACGGCTTTTGCCCAATCAATCGAGGTAGTACCATCGACAAAGCTGAGAATTTCTAAGCGGTCGACCAAATTAACGCTTTTTGCCCAGTTGACGACCTGAATCACTGATTTACGTTCACCTTCAGAGGCTTTAGCAGATGCAATTTCTAATCTGTCAACTTTTACTTCTGTTAGTAACATTTTCGAAATAGTGAGTTTTTCTTCAGGGGTATAAGATACGTTTTGCATCTGCTCACCGTCTCTTAATGTGGTATCCATGATTTCGACGGTACGTTTTTCCTGCGTATTCACAATAATTCCTCAACACTCAACGACAAATTTTTGGTAGTGCCAGACTAAATATTTTTCCTTAATTTCTCTATCGCTAAAGAGATAGATGAAAAATTTAGGATTGGCACGACTTACTTTTTAAAGGGTAAATCCGCTTATTGTAGCGGACTATGCAAAATAGAAAAGAGATAGGCTAGTTTTCATCGTAGATAACCGCATATCTCTCCTATTCACTCAAATAGTATAAACCGCTATGACTGACGTATAGAAAATACATGATGGCAAACTCTTTATTTCTTCTTATTCTCCTTGCGGCTATTGTTTGGTACTGGTTTGACAGTCAGCGCAGCCATGAAAAGGCGGTGTCAATCTGTCGTAAACTTTGTCAACAGTATGAATTACAACTTCTTGATGATACGGTTGTGCAACGTAAACTGGGCTTGAGTCGTCGTGCAGATGGTTGGTTGCAGTTAAAGCGAACTTATTTTTTTGAGTTTTTTGCAGGTGGCGATAATCGTGCTGAGGGTGTATTGGTTCTTAATGGTGAACGGCTTGAAATGTTTGAGTTATCAAATCACACAGAACGCACTTTTATCGGCTAATTCAAAGGAGATTTCATGAATCCATCTAATCAGCGCACGGTGTTAGTCACGGGCTGTTCTAGCGGTATTGGTTATTGTGTCGCGAAAGGGCTTTTAGCACGGGGTTATCGGGTGTTTGCAACGGCTCGCCGCGCTGAAGATATTGCACGTTTACAAGCAGAAGGTTTGGAAACGCTATTGTTGGATTTAAATGATTCAGTTTCCATTCAACACGCTGTCACGCAGTTGTTAAGTCAAACCGGTGGAAAGCTTTATGGTTTGTTTAATAATGCTGCTTATGGTCAACCCGGTGCGGTGGAGGACTTGAGCCGTCAGGCATTACGTGAGCAGTTTGAAACTAATTTGTTTGGTACGCATGAATTGACTACGTTAGTGTTGCCCGTGATGCGTCGTCAAGGAGAAGGGCGGATTATTCATAACAGCTCTATTTTGGGAATGGTTGCTATGCCCATGCGGGGTGCATATAACGCCTCTAAATTTGCGCTAGAAGGGCTTACAGATACACTGCGTATAGAGTTGCAGGGGACAAATATCGGTGTTTCTTTAATAGAACCCGGTCCTATCCGCAGTCGGTTTCGCGCCAATGCCTTTGCGATGTATAAAAAACATATCAATCCCACTAACAGCCCGCATCAAGCGCATTATCAGCAGGCAGAAGCGCGCTTACAAAAACAAGGGGATGCAGCTCCGTTTACCTTGCCACCTGAAGCGGTGTTAAAACGGGTCATTCATGCTTTGGAAGCTAAACAGCCGCAAATTCGTTATTATGTGACGATACCCACTTATTTTTTAACGACGTTAAAACGGTTATTGCCTTATCGGGTGATGGATTGGATTATTCGACGCTTACCTGCTTAAGGGCTTGTCTAAGTTAGAATTAATAGTGTCCATAGAAAGTTATTTAATCCGTCTTTGCGATTCTGGAAATTCCGATAATTCTGAAAATCCTGATTCAGACGCGCTTTATGATAAATCTAAAATAAATCGCCTGTTATAAAATGTTGTAAATAGTCTTTTTTGTCTTCCAAACTCATGGTTGTTTCTAAATAGTCATGCCATAACATGTATTCGTATTGCATGATTTTAATTTCCCATGTACAGGCTACGCCCGT contains:
- a CDS encoding DUF3301 domain-containing protein codes for the protein MMANSLFLLILLAAIVWYWFDSQRSHEKAVSICRKLCQQYELQLLDDTVVQRKLGLSRRADGWLQLKRTYFFEFFAGGDNRAEGVLVLNGERLEMFELSNHTERTFIG
- a CDS encoding SDR family oxidoreductase — its product is MNPSNQRTVLVTGCSSGIGYCVAKGLLARGYRVFATARRAEDIARLQAEGLETLLLDLNDSVSIQHAVTQLLSQTGGKLYGLFNNAAYGQPGAVEDLSRQALREQFETNLFGTHELTTLVLPVMRRQGEGRIIHNSSILGMVAMPMRGAYNASKFALEGLTDTLRIELQGTNIGVSLIEPGPIRSRFRANAFAMYKKHINPTNSPHQAHYQQAEARLQKQGDAAPFTLPPEAVLKRVIHALEAKQPQIRYYVTIPTYFLTTLKRLLPYRVMDWIIRRLPA